The Actinomadura sp. WMMB 499 genome includes a window with the following:
- a CDS encoding helix-turn-helix domain-containing protein, producing the protein MADDGTGRSAPWTDPNCPVARTLDLVGDRWSLLIVRDAMDGARSFTDFQQRTGIARNILTDRLRKLTAHGLLAQVDAPSGRRRLYALTEAGKELFPVIVTLRQWGERHAFDADEPHSVLVDADGARVPDLLPATADGTRLTSDTTSVRRPA; encoded by the coding sequence ATGGCAGACGACGGCACCGGGCGGAGCGCGCCCTGGACGGACCCGAACTGCCCGGTCGCCCGCACGCTCGACCTGGTCGGCGACCGGTGGAGCCTGCTCATCGTCCGCGACGCCATGGACGGCGCCCGCTCGTTCACCGACTTCCAGCAGCGCACGGGCATCGCCCGCAACATCCTCACCGACCGGCTCCGCAAGCTCACCGCGCACGGCCTGCTCGCCCAGGTCGACGCCCCCTCGGGCAGGCGCAGGCTCTACGCGCTGACCGAGGCGGGCAAGGAGCTCTTCCCCGTGATCGTCACGCTGCGGCAGTGGGGCGAACGCCACGCCTTCGACGCGGACGAACCGCACTCCGTCCTCGTCGACGCCGACGGCGCCCGCGTCCCCGACCTCCTGCCCGCGACGGCGGACGGAACGCGGCTGACGAGCGACACGACCTCGGTGCGACGGCCTGCCTGA
- a CDS encoding dihydrofolate reductase family protein, with the protein MRKLVYYIGVSIDGRIAGPGGEADFYPVGEGEAAAAYMAWVNERYPETVPTQYRPHVGLEDVPNQRFDTVLMGTNTYRAVLDQGIGNPYAHLRQYVVSSSLDRIDEPAVELVRDPVALVRDLKREDGPDIWLCGGGGLAGSLLPEIDELIIKSYPVIAGAGPALADGAFRPTAFVPTDHRSFPNGAAITWYTKRPDA; encoded by the coding sequence TTGCGTAAGCTCGTGTACTACATCGGCGTTTCCATCGATGGCCGGATCGCGGGCCCCGGCGGTGAGGCCGACTTCTACCCGGTCGGCGAAGGCGAGGCCGCCGCCGCGTACATGGCCTGGGTGAACGAGCGCTACCCCGAGACCGTCCCCACGCAGTACCGCCCGCACGTCGGCCTCGAGGACGTCCCCAACCAGCGCTTCGACACCGTCCTGATGGGAACGAACACGTACCGGGCCGTCCTCGACCAGGGGATCGGCAACCCCTACGCGCACCTGCGGCAGTACGTCGTCTCAAGCTCCCTGGACCGCATCGACGAGCCTGCCGTGGAGCTCGTGCGCGATCCGGTCGCGCTCGTCCGCGACCTCAAGCGCGAGGACGGGCCGGACATCTGGCTCTGCGGCGGCGGAGGGCTCGCCGGCTCGCTGCTGCCCGAGATCGACGAACTGATCATCAAGAGCTACCCCGTGATCGCGGGCGCGGGCCCCGCCCTCGCCGACGGCGCCTTCCGCCCCACCGCGTTCGTCCCCACCGACCACCGGTCGTTCCCCAACGGAGCCGCCATCACCTGGTACACGAAGCGGCCCGACGCCTGA
- a CDS encoding TetR/AcrR family transcriptional regulator — MAGTGVPFGKPRGERADAARNRELLLETAREMIAEHGVAKVTMDALAERAGLGKGTVFRRFGTRAGIFRALLDADERRFQERVLTGPPPLGPGAGPVERLVAYGRARIRFLLDHQAIARASLERDRPAPIAADMTQVHLRVLLDRAGVRLPHMEGVTVQLTAALEGPLLLSLTASEDVPPLEPEVEPMLADAWEALIERIVR, encoded by the coding sequence GTGGCCGGTACCGGAGTGCCCTTCGGGAAGCCGCGCGGCGAGCGCGCCGACGCGGCCCGCAACCGCGAACTCCTGCTGGAGACGGCCCGCGAGATGATCGCGGAGCACGGGGTGGCGAAGGTGACGATGGACGCCCTGGCCGAGCGCGCCGGGCTCGGCAAGGGCACGGTGTTCCGCCGCTTCGGCACGCGGGCCGGCATCTTCCGGGCGCTGCTGGACGCGGACGAGCGGCGCTTCCAGGAACGGGTCCTCACCGGCCCGCCGCCGCTCGGTCCCGGCGCCGGCCCGGTCGAGCGGCTCGTCGCCTACGGCCGCGCCCGGATCAGGTTCCTGCTGGACCACCAGGCCATCGCGCGGGCCTCCCTCGAACGCGACCGGCCCGCCCCGATCGCGGCGGACATGACGCAGGTCCACCTGCGCGTCCTGCTCGACCGGGCGGGCGTGCGGTTGCCGCACATGGAGGGCGTCACGGTCCAGCTCACCGCCGCGCTGGAGGGCCCGTTGCTGCTGTCGCTGACCGCGTCGGAGGACGTCCCGCCCCTGGAGCCCGAGGTCGAACCGATGCTCGCCGACGCGTGGGAGGCGCTGATCGAGCGCATCGTCCGCTGA
- a CDS encoding DUF397 domain-containing protein — MSANTPAWRKASRSTNNGGACVELASFSEAVALRDSKDPEGPKIIVNRRDFASLLNRIKTQP; from the coding sequence ATGAGCGCCAACACCCCCGCATGGCGTAAGGCCAGCCGCAGCACCAACAACGGCGGAGCCTGTGTTGAACTGGCCTCGTTTTCTGAGGCGGTGGCCTTGCGCGACAGCAAGGACCCGGAAGGTCCCAAAATCATCGTGAACCGCCGGGACTTCGCCAGCCTCCTGAACCGCATCAAGACGCAACCGTGA
- a CDS encoding ATP-binding protein codes for MTATTHADEVPTVVLEPSDRAPGMARRFVAERFREWGLGDDHTARLIVSELVTNAWLHGSGPIVVRVFRDERDGRPVLEVWDGGEGRPVVRPEDHASTCGRGVFMVARLTDTWGIRPLVEGGKLVWAKCTT; via the coding sequence ATGACGGCGACGACGCATGCGGATGAGGTGCCGACGGTGGTGCTGGAGCCGTCCGACCGGGCACCGGGGATGGCGCGGCGGTTCGTCGCCGAGCGGTTCCGGGAGTGGGGCCTCGGGGACGACCACACGGCGCGGCTGATCGTGTCCGAGCTGGTCACGAACGCGTGGCTGCACGGGAGCGGGCCGATCGTCGTCCGGGTGTTCCGGGACGAGCGGGACGGACGTCCGGTTCTCGAAGTGTGGGACGGCGGCGAGGGACGGCCGGTCGTGCGGCCGGAGGATCACGCGTCGACGTGCGGGCGCGGCGTGTTCATGGTCGCGCGGCTCACCGACACGTGGGGCATCCGGCCGCTGGTCGAGGGCGGGAAGCTCGTGTGGGCCAAGTGCACGACGTGA
- a CDS encoding 1,4-alpha-glucan branching protein, giving the protein MAVVHRTTLTPGKLDLLTAWLPTRPWYAGTGDPALAKAGGFRLDDPAGEVGIEFMIVTDASGTAYLAPLTYRGAPLDGADHALVGTMEHGVLGRRWAYDGCHDPVMVAQFLALIEGRAQPQDQNATDTPDLDITRAYTGEGLASTDGAATDDREGTELPVRGASVRLHRVLRPSPEAPSGTAGHVAGSWRTPDGTRVRGLLAVVS; this is encoded by the coding sequence ATGGCCGTCGTCCACCGCACCACCCTCACGCCGGGCAAGCTGGACCTGCTCACCGCCTGGCTCCCCACCCGCCCCTGGTACGCGGGCACCGGCGATCCGGCCCTCGCCAAGGCGGGCGGTTTCCGGCTGGACGACCCGGCGGGCGAGGTCGGGATCGAGTTCATGATCGTCACCGACGCGTCCGGCACCGCCTACCTGGCGCCGCTGACCTACCGCGGCGCCCCGCTCGACGGCGCCGACCACGCCCTCGTCGGCACCATGGAGCACGGTGTCCTCGGACGCCGCTGGGCCTACGACGGCTGCCACGACCCGGTGATGGTCGCCCAGTTCCTCGCCCTGATCGAGGGCCGCGCCCAGCCCCAGGACCAGAACGCCACCGACACCCCCGATCTCGACATCACCCGCGCCTACACCGGCGAGGGCCTCGCGTCCACGGACGGCGCCGCCACCGACGACCGGGAAGGCACCGAGCTGCCGGTGCGAGGCGCGTCCGTCCGCCTGCACCGCGTCCTGCGCCCGTCCCCGGAGGCCCCGTCCGGAACGGCGGGCCACGTCGCCGGGTCCTGGCGCACCCCGGACGGCACGCGCGTCCGGGGCCTGCTCGCCGTCGTGAGCTGA
- a CDS encoding dihydrofolate reductase family protein has translation MRKIIHAVHVSLDGYIEGPNGEFDWAAMGPELSAHSFELMERADTLLYGRPVWEMMAGYWPNVESISDDPHDLKFAPVWRRTPKVVFSRTLREPGHGARVIDGTNLVEQVTALKAEPGKDLVLMGGAALAAELTAHGLIDEYQVVVHPVVLGGGKALFPASGRRLDLRLVESRTFDARTVLLCHRPASA, from the coding sequence ATGCGGAAGATCATCCACGCGGTTCACGTGTCGCTGGACGGCTACATCGAGGGTCCGAACGGCGAGTTCGACTGGGCGGCCATGGGGCCGGAGCTGTCGGCGCACTCGTTCGAGCTGATGGAGCGGGCCGACACGCTTCTCTACGGCCGTCCGGTCTGGGAGATGATGGCCGGTTACTGGCCGAACGTGGAGTCGATCTCCGACGACCCCCACGACCTCAAGTTCGCGCCCGTCTGGCGCCGCACTCCGAAGGTGGTGTTCTCCCGGACGCTGCGCGAGCCCGGCCACGGCGCGCGGGTCATCGACGGTACGAACCTCGTCGAGCAGGTCACCGCGCTCAAAGCCGAGCCGGGCAAGGACCTCGTGCTGATGGGCGGCGCGGCCCTGGCCGCCGAACTCACCGCGCACGGCCTGATCGACGAGTACCAGGTCGTCGTGCACCCGGTCGTGCTCGGCGGCGGGAAGGCCCTGTTCCCCGCATCCGGGCGGCGCCTCGACCTGCGGCTCGTCGAGTCGCGGACCTTCGACGCCCGGACCGTCCTGCTGTGCCACCGGCCCGCCTCCGCCTGA
- a CDS encoding DUF3140 domain-containing protein, protein MKDRISAEAELAWEDFHRLVNMTSDELRTWLLTDASGEEAFPGAGHEAGVSELGSRVVDILRKRKVDLTDGDAEVMQEVVDYVEEHLDNPRPMRTWTTGGGTS, encoded by the coding sequence ATGAAGGATCGGATATCGGCCGAGGCGGAGCTGGCGTGGGAGGACTTCCACCGGCTCGTGAACATGACCTCGGACGAGCTGCGCACCTGGCTGCTCACCGACGCGTCGGGCGAGGAGGCGTTTCCGGGGGCCGGGCACGAGGCCGGGGTCTCGGAGCTGGGGTCCCGGGTCGTGGACATCCTGCGCAAGCGGAAGGTCGACCTGACCGACGGGGACGCCGAGGTGATGCAGGAGGTCGTCGACTACGTGGAGGAGCACCTGGACAACCCCCGCCCGATGAGGACCTGGACGACCGGTGGCGGCACGAGCTGA
- a CDS encoding DUF397 domain-containing protein: MELASVPDTVAVRDSKDPDGPKLIIGRASFATLLSHIKTQR, from the coding sequence GTGGAACTCGCCTCAGTCCCCGACACGGTCGCCGTCCGCGACAGCAAGGACCCCGACGGCCCCAAGCTCATCATCGGTCGAGCAAGCTTCGCCACGCTCCTGAGCCACATCAAGACCCAACGATGA
- a CDS encoding FMN-dependent NADH-azoreductase produces MKLFRLDASIVPAASASAEIADAAEAGWTAAHPGAAVTRRHLGTDALPADAWTLATTAGFAPEEDRTPAQRDALRLAASLADELRDADAAILAVPLYNYGVSQHFKAWIDLVIAGAGPTNPLLENTPTALVTTLGGGYGPGAPREGWDHSTPYLERVLSDIWRADLTVIKRELTLAATTPGMESLRDMAQEQRSRALDAARAFGTRTLAAS; encoded by the coding sequence ATGAAGTTGTTCCGCCTGGACGCCAGCATCGTCCCCGCCGCCTCCGCCAGCGCCGAGATCGCCGACGCCGCCGAGGCCGGGTGGACCGCCGCGCACCCCGGCGCCGCCGTGACCCGCCGCCACCTGGGCACCGACGCGCTGCCCGCCGACGCCTGGACGCTCGCCACCACCGCCGGTTTCGCCCCCGAGGAGGACCGCACCCCCGCCCAGCGCGACGCCCTCCGCCTCGCCGCGTCCCTGGCGGACGAACTCCGGGACGCCGATGCCGCGATCCTCGCCGTGCCGCTGTACAACTACGGCGTCTCGCAGCACTTCAAGGCCTGGATCGACCTCGTCATCGCGGGCGCCGGCCCGACGAACCCGCTGCTGGAGAACACCCCGACCGCACTGGTGACGACGCTCGGCGGCGGCTACGGCCCCGGCGCCCCGCGCGAGGGCTGGGACCACTCCACCCCGTACCTGGAGCGCGTCCTCAGCGACATCTGGCGGGCCGACCTCACCGTCATCAAGCGCGAGCTCACCCTCGCCGCCACCACCCCCGGCATGGAGAGCCTGCGGGACATGGCGCAGGAGCAGCGCTCCCGCGCCCTCGACGCCGCCCGCGCCTTCGGCACCCGCACCCTCGCCGCGTCCTGA
- a CDS encoding DUF397 domain-containing protein: MSAKSPAWRKSSYSTNNGGACVELASFTGAVAVRDSKDPDGPRLVVNRRDFAVLLDGVKNRTPSM, from the coding sequence GTGAGCGCCAAGTCCCCCGCCTGGCGCAAGTCCAGCTACAGCACGAACAACGGCGGAGCCTGCGTCGAGCTCGCCTCGTTCACCGGTGCGGTCGCCGTCCGGGACAGCAAGGACCCGGACGGGCCGAGGCTGGTCGTGAATCGGCGGGACTTCGCCGTGCTTCTCGACGGCGTCAAGAACCGCACCCCCTCCATGTGA
- a CDS encoding DinB family protein, with protein MPATTRRDTPPPRTGGTEAETLRGFLDYLRTSVAAKVDGAPEPEARTAAVPSGTNLLGILEHLTHVERSLFLGEHVADWQATFRAAPDDRVADVVARYRETVERANAMLDGCPDLGAPVPRPRPGRPAPSVRWALTHMIEETGRHAGHADILRELIDGATGR; from the coding sequence ATGCCCGCCACGACCCGCCGCGACACGCCACCGCCCCGGACCGGCGGCACCGAGGCCGAGACCCTCCGCGGATTCCTCGACTACCTGCGGACCTCGGTCGCCGCGAAGGTCGACGGCGCGCCCGAACCGGAGGCCCGGACGGCCGCGGTGCCGTCCGGCACGAACCTGCTCGGCATCCTCGAGCACCTGACGCACGTCGAACGCTCGCTGTTCCTCGGCGAGCACGTCGCCGACTGGCAGGCGACGTTCCGCGCCGCCCCGGACGACCGGGTGGCCGACGTCGTCGCCCGCTACCGGGAGACGGTCGAGCGCGCGAACGCGATGCTCGACGGGTGCCCCGACCTCGGCGCGCCGGTCCCCCGGCCGCGTCCGGGCCGTCCCGCCCCGAGCGTCCGCTGGGCGCTCACCCACATGATCGAGGAGACCGGCCGCCACGCGGGCCACGCCGACATCCTCCGCGAACTGATCGACGGCGCGACCGGCCGCTGA
- a CDS encoding MFS transporter: MNGTTKLLLAAVCGVAVAGVYAGQPVLGPMGRDLDVPADALGWFVATGQLGYLAGLVLLVPLGDVLDRRRLIAAHLALVAAGSAITGAAPVAWAAFSGLAAAGLFAVVVQTAVAYTASISPAAERGRNLGIVTSGVVIGILGARIVAGVLADLWGWRSIYLALALLAAVLALLTRTLLPADVSRGTARYGQALRSFGGLFARPVFLGRGLVAFFLFASFGTLWSGMALPLAEAPWHLDATQIGLFGVAGLAGALGAARSGRWGDAGHARRVTGIALVLLLASWAAIGQLPWSLPLLILGVIVLDFAVQAVHVSNQHTLTAAYPGRTSTTIGAYMVFYSLGSALGAAGTTALYDATGWTGSSILGATLALCALAAWAFSTRAESRAARPLSPSSTVVGRVRC, from the coding sequence GTGAACGGGACGACGAAGCTGCTGCTGGCGGCGGTGTGCGGGGTCGCGGTGGCGGGCGTCTACGCCGGGCAGCCGGTGCTGGGTCCGATGGGACGCGACCTGGACGTCCCGGCCGACGCTCTCGGCTGGTTCGTGGCCACCGGCCAGCTCGGCTACCTGGCGGGACTCGTGCTGCTGGTGCCGCTGGGCGACGTGCTCGACCGCAGGCGCCTGATCGCCGCGCACCTCGCCCTGGTGGCGGCGGGGTCGGCGATCACCGGGGCCGCCCCCGTGGCCTGGGCCGCGTTCTCCGGACTGGCCGCGGCGGGACTGTTCGCGGTGGTGGTGCAGACGGCGGTCGCGTACACGGCGTCGATCTCTCCGGCCGCCGAACGCGGACGCAACCTCGGCATCGTGACCTCGGGGGTCGTGATCGGCATCCTCGGCGCGCGGATCGTCGCGGGCGTCCTCGCGGACCTGTGGGGATGGCGGAGCATCTACCTGGCGCTGGCGCTCCTCGCCGCCGTCCTCGCGCTGCTCACCCGCACTCTGCTGCCAGCGGACGTCAGCCGGGGCACCGCACGGTACGGGCAGGCGCTGCGGTCGTTCGGGGGGCTGTTCGCCCGGCCGGTGTTCCTCGGTCGCGGACTGGTCGCGTTCTTCCTGTTCGCCTCGTTCGGCACCCTGTGGAGCGGCATGGCCCTGCCGCTGGCCGAGGCGCCGTGGCATCTGGACGCGACCCAGATCGGGTTGTTCGGCGTCGCCGGGCTCGCCGGGGCGCTGGGCGCCGCCCGCTCCGGACGCTGGGGCGACGCCGGGCACGCGCGCCGGGTCACCGGCATCGCCCTGGTGCTCCTGCTCGCCTCTTGGGCCGCGATCGGCCAGCTCCCGTGGTCGCTGCCGCTGCTGATCCTCGGCGTGATCGTGCTCGACTTCGCCGTCCAGGCCGTGCACGTGAGCAACCAGCACACGCTCACCGCCGCCTACCCCGGCCGGACCAGCACCACCATCGGCGCCTACATGGTCTTCTACTCCCTCGGGTCCGCCCTGGGAGCGGCCGGGACCACGGCCCTGTACGACGCCACCGGCTGGACCGGCTCCAGCATCCTGGGCGCGACGCTCGCACTGTGCGCGCTCGCCGCCTGGGCGTTCAGCACCCGCGCCGAAAGCCGCGCCGCCCGTCCACTCTCGCCGTCCAGCACGGTCGTGGGGCGCGTCCGGTGCTGA
- a CDS encoding bifunctional 2-polyprenyl-6-hydroxyphenol methylase/3-demethylubiquinol 3-O-methyltransferase UbiG — MSTTDPAAFWDDLYASRPAPDGPRPNVRLTETIAGLPPGRALDLGCGNGGDALWLARQGWRVTATDIAAVAVERLTALARSHGLDDRITAVRHDLRTSFPEGAFDLVTAHYLHTPFDLDRSAVLRTAAHALHPDGLLLVVDHGSTAPWSWNQDPDVHHPSPREVAAGIDLDERAWTVERADAPRRTATGPDGTTAEVTDHVLLVRRTA; from the coding sequence ATGAGCACCACCGATCCCGCCGCGTTCTGGGACGACCTGTACGCGTCCCGCCCCGCGCCCGACGGCCCGCGCCCGAACGTCCGCCTCACCGAGACGATCGCGGGCCTGCCGCCCGGCCGCGCGCTGGACCTCGGCTGCGGCAACGGCGGCGACGCGCTGTGGCTCGCCCGCCAGGGGTGGCGGGTCACCGCCACCGACATCGCCGCCGTGGCGGTCGAACGCCTCACCGCCCTCGCCCGCTCGCACGGCCTGGACGACCGGATCACCGCCGTCCGCCACGACCTGCGCACGTCCTTCCCGGAGGGCGCGTTCGACCTGGTCACCGCCCACTACCTGCACACCCCGTTCGACCTGGACAGGTCCGCCGTCCTGCGCACCGCCGCGCACGCGCTGCACCCGGACGGGCTGCTGCTGGTCGTCGACCATGGTTCGACCGCGCCGTGGTCGTGGAACCAGGACCCGGACGTCCACCACCCGAGCCCCCGCGAGGTCGCCGCCGGTATCGACCTGGACGAGCGGGCATGGACCGTCGAGCGCGCCGACGCGCCCCGCCGGACCGCGACCGGACCGGACGGGACGACCGCCGAGGTCACCGACCACGTCCTGCTCGTCCGCCGCACCGCCTGA
- a CDS encoding VOC family protein, which yields MPDLLGINHLTLSTTDLDRLVAYYTELLGASLAFERAATPDDPRVAVVDVGGADHLMIVETATAPATDLDPLNQAGWGLRVATHARLCELRERLREAGRPVGEIVTLPAQWTMTARDPDGRPVDIRAHRPR from the coding sequence ATGCCGGATCTGCTCGGAATCAACCATCTGACGCTGTCCACGACCGACCTCGACCGGCTCGTGGCGTACTACACCGAGTTGCTCGGAGCCTCCCTCGCGTTCGAGCGCGCCGCCACCCCGGACGATCCCCGCGTCGCCGTCGTCGACGTCGGCGGGGCCGACCACCTGATGATCGTCGAGACCGCGACCGCGCCCGCCACCGATCTCGACCCGCTGAACCAGGCGGGCTGGGGCCTGCGCGTGGCCACCCACGCGCGCCTGTGCGAGCTTCGCGAACGACTCCGGGAGGCCGGACGGCCGGTCGGGGAGATCGTGACGCTGCCCGCGCAGTGGACGATGACCGCCCGCGATCCCGACGGACGCCCCGTCGACATCCGAGCCCACCGCCCCCGGTAG
- a CDS encoding CGNR zinc finger domain-containing protein, producing MHFNAYGGTGSLVAVDLLNAPDRGHATLSRVLAAHQISRPDLTPEQANNLASWLELVRPVFGEADTGRQVDTLNDLLRTVATGVQIGVHDGSEPHLHYVNQAIDTAERVKATIAGGLAVAVCGVGGRRLGRCDRTPCAIVYIDTSRNGRRRYCSRTCATRVNVAAHRRRATE from the coding sequence GTGCATTTCAACGCTTACGGGGGCACCGGCTCGCTCGTGGCGGTGGACCTGCTGAACGCCCCCGACCGGGGGCACGCGACGCTGTCGCGCGTGCTGGCCGCACACCAGATCTCCCGGCCGGACCTCACGCCCGAGCAGGCGAACAACCTCGCGTCCTGGCTGGAGCTGGTCCGTCCGGTGTTCGGGGAGGCCGACACCGGACGGCAGGTCGACACGCTGAACGACCTGCTGCGGACGGTCGCGACGGGGGTGCAGATCGGGGTGCACGACGGGTCCGAGCCGCACCTGCACTACGTCAATCAGGCGATCGACACGGCGGAACGGGTCAAGGCGACCATCGCCGGGGGCCTGGCCGTCGCGGTGTGCGGCGTGGGCGGGCGGCGGCTGGGGCGGTGTGACCGGACGCCCTGCGCGATCGTCTACATCGACACCTCCCGCAACGGCCGGCGCCGCTACTGCTCCCGAACCTGCGCCACGCGCGTCAACGTGGCCGCGCACCGCCGCCGCGCCACCGAGTAG
- a CDS encoding TetR/AcrR family transcriptional regulator: MRRNDARRAALIDAAIEVLAEQGARGLTFRAVDGAAGVPAGTASNYFANRDDLFTQVGARVYERLQPDEETVSRHLEGPPDREKFAAVMRETVGRVAGFRTGYLALLELRLEATRRPELRAVLTRSVRADVDANVAGHRASGLPGDATSVRLLHMALNWLIVERLTLPDVYSEQEADDLVARAVERLV, translated from the coding sequence GTGCGCAGGAACGACGCGAGGAGGGCGGCGCTCATCGACGCCGCCATCGAGGTGCTGGCCGAGCAGGGCGCGCGGGGGCTGACCTTCCGGGCGGTGGACGGTGCGGCGGGGGTGCCCGCGGGGACGGCGTCCAACTACTTCGCCAACCGCGACGACCTGTTCACCCAGGTCGGGGCACGCGTGTACGAGCGCCTCCAGCCGGACGAGGAGACGGTCTCCCGCCACCTGGAGGGGCCACCGGACCGGGAGAAGTTCGCCGCGGTGATGCGCGAGACCGTCGGCCGGGTCGCCGGTTTCAGGACGGGTTACCTGGCACTGCTGGAACTGCGGCTGGAGGCGACGCGGCGTCCCGAACTGCGGGCGGTGCTCACGCGGAGCGTGCGCGCCGACGTCGACGCGAACGTCGCAGGCCACCGGGCGTCCGGGCTGCCCGGTGACGCGACCTCGGTGCGGCTGCTGCACATGGCGCTGAACTGGCTGATCGTCGAGCGCCTCACGCTGCCGGACGTGTACTCCGAGCAGGAGGCCGACGACCTCGTCGCCCGAGCCGTCGAGCGTCTCGTCTAG
- a CDS encoding helix-turn-helix transcriptional regulator, which translates to MAPQRKRGTVSPTLLAFGRRFRRLREAKGWTQESVGRRANGGQGVKPQYIGAVENGRTRCTREFAETMDRALEADGELLDLYDDLVKDATFPTWFDWHTVEPEAVMLQSYQPLLIHGLLQTADYASALLKGNKEAVEARLNRQSILTRDNPPPPDFSVLQDEVSLHRLVGSSEVMKEQLEHVLYQAERGIVTIQVVPSRGEHLGNMGSFTLATLEDRSEIAYADMAVRGLTLTDPDDIAVVSRALISVRSLALPVDQSIDVIRKVVQEKWI; encoded by the coding sequence ATGGCGCCACAGCGCAAGCGCGGGACGGTCTCGCCGACGTTGCTCGCCTTCGGCCGCAGGTTCCGACGGCTCCGGGAAGCGAAGGGCTGGACGCAGGAGTCCGTGGGACGCCGCGCGAACGGTGGCCAAGGAGTCAAACCCCAGTACATCGGCGCGGTCGAGAACGGCCGCACACGCTGCACGCGCGAGTTCGCCGAGACCATGGACCGAGCCCTGGAGGCGGACGGCGAACTGCTCGACCTCTACGACGACCTGGTGAAGGACGCCACCTTCCCGACCTGGTTCGACTGGCACACCGTCGAACCTGAGGCCGTCATGCTCCAGTCATACCAACCGCTCCTCATCCACGGCCTTCTCCAGACCGCCGACTACGCGTCCGCACTCCTCAAGGGGAACAAGGAAGCGGTAGAGGCCCGGCTCAACCGCCAGAGCATCCTCACCAGGGACAACCCGCCGCCCCCGGATTTCTCCGTTCTGCAGGACGAAGTTTCCCTGCACCGGCTCGTCGGCAGCTCGGAGGTCATGAAAGAGCAGCTCGAGCATGTCCTCTACCAGGCCGAACGAGGCATCGTCACGATCCAGGTCGTCCCCAGCCGGGGAGAACACCTCGGCAATATGGGTTCCTTCACACTGGCTACCCTGGAAGACCGGAGCGAGATCGCGTACGCGGACATGGCAGTGCGCGGGCTCACCCTCACCGATCCGGACGACATAGCCGTCGTCAGCAGGGCGCTTATATCGGTTCGATCATTGGCGCTGCCCGTGGACCAGTCAATCGACGTAATACGCAAGGTGGTGCAAGAAAAATGGATCTGA